Proteins encoded within one genomic window of Heptranchias perlo isolate sHepPer1 chromosome 35, sHepPer1.hap1, whole genome shotgun sequence:
- the LOC137301962 gene encoding zona pellucida sperm-binding protein 3-like gives MGSMNVAADCRKGNVSSDPIKPTWIPFSSTKSGEGLLSFSLRLMNDDWLTERTSTVDDLGDLIHIEASVSMTNHMPLKLYIDSCAATLSPDKDSTPRYNIIDYHGCLLDSKAEDSFSIFALPRGERELDKLQFDLDAFRFFGDDRSLIFITCHLKVAAVDRRDSMNKACTFQNIWTPLEESTNDVCACCHLGNCSVTREFQLDSRGRRDLVSGPGSDAELKWEGEASLGPLVILDPDVTDLATEPLNEVEQRMQERSPGGVASEVVLILALTVTAVSLISASLIALFLYRKHKQTQFN, from the exons atgggctccatgaatgtggcagcagattgcag gaagggcaatgtgagcagtgaccctatcaagcccacctggatcccattcagctcgaccaagtctggagaagggcttctgtcattctcactgcgtcttatgaacg atgactggcttacagagcgcacctcgactgtcgacgacctgggtgacctcattcacattgaggcctctgtttcaatgaccaaccacatgcccttgaagctctacattgacagctgtgcagcgacattgagcccagacaaggattccaccccaagatacaacatcattgactaccatgg ttgcctcctggacagcaaagctgaggactccttttcaaTCTTTGCgttgccaagaggtgaacgtgagctggacaaactccagtttgacctggatgcgttccgcttttttggagatgaccgttccttg attttcatcacctgtcacctgaaagttgctgcagtggatcggagagattccatgaacaaagcttgtactttccagaatat ctggaccccattggaagaatcGACCAATGACGTGTGCGCCTGTTGTCATCTGGGCAACTGCAGTGTCACGAGGGAATTCCAacttgattccagaggaaggagggatcttgtatctggacctg ggagtgatgctgaattgaagtgggagggtgaggcctcacttggacccctggtcattctggatcctgatgtgacagacctggcaactgagccccttaatgaggttgagcaaaggatgcaggagaggtctccaGGTG GTGTGGcgtctgaggtggtcctgattttggccctgactgtgaccgctgtatctctgatctctgcttctttAATTGCATTGTTCctgtacaggaaacacaagcaaacccagttcaactag